Proteins from a single region of Haloplanus sp. GDY1:
- a CDS encoding endonuclease NucS domain-containing protein yields the protein MPIEFGLWRIDGPDFQRLSSNKLDDESRLEELLVEDPNLLGRDLLIVGQQVRTSSGKRLDLLGIDAEGDLHIIELKRDRTPRDVVAQALDYASWVRHLTYDDVTDLYEDFDDTREFEEAFSEKFSSARPEGASGVPEDINQTHSLTIVASELDAATERIVEYLAEEYSVPVNAVRFNYYEDDGREYIGRTWLIDPQETPEPPSKREAWNGRDYYVAFGQGKNRSWSDAREYGFVSGGQGEWYSRTLDQLSIDDRIFVHIPTEGYVGVGTVTKPKTPVTEFEIETDEDSKKILDAELDASAMGENSEDESLREYLVGVEWIDTRPVDEAYWETGMYANQNTVTKLRNQFTLDRLYQHFDLDE from the coding sequence GTGCCAATAGAGTTCGGACTCTGGCGGATTGATGGACCAGACTTCCAGCGGCTCTCCTCGAACAAACTTGACGATGAGTCTCGACTTGAGGAACTACTGGTCGAAGATCCGAATCTGTTAGGACGAGATCTCCTTATCGTGGGACAACAGGTCCGGACCTCAAGTGGAAAGCGCCTCGATCTCTTGGGTATCGACGCTGAAGGAGACCTCCACATTATTGAACTTAAGCGTGATCGGACACCGAGAGATGTTGTAGCGCAGGCCCTTGATTACGCGTCGTGGGTTCGTCATCTGACCTACGACGATGTTACCGATCTCTACGAAGACTTTGATGATACTCGTGAGTTTGAGGAAGCATTCAGCGAGAAGTTCAGTTCTGCGAGGCCCGAAGGCGCTTCTGGTGTCCCAGAAGACATCAATCAAACTCACAGCCTCACTATTGTTGCCTCAGAACTGGATGCTGCAACGGAACGGATCGTAGAGTATCTTGCAGAAGAATACAGCGTGCCGGTCAATGCTGTCCGTTTCAATTACTACGAGGACGACGGTCGGGAGTATATTGGTCGGACTTGGCTTATCGATCCTCAAGAGACGCCAGAGCCCCCAAGCAAACGAGAGGCATGGAACGGACGCGATTACTACGTTGCTTTTGGACAGGGCAAGAACCGATCGTGGTCAGACGCTCGTGAATATGGGTTTGTGTCTGGCGGTCAGGGAGAGTGGTATAGCCGCACCTTGGATCAACTCTCTATTGACGACCGTATCTTCGTTCACATACCTACAGAGGGGTACGTCGGTGTCGGCACAGTAACGAAGCCGAAAACACCGGTCACAGAATTTGAGATTGAGACTGACGAAGATTCAAAGAAGATCCTTGACGCCGAATTAGATGCCAGTGCAATGGGTGAGAACTCTGAGGATGAGTCTCTGCGGGAGTATCTCGTAGGGGTCGAATGGATTGATACCCGTCCAGTTGACGAGGCATACTGGGAGACGGGGATGTACGCAAATCAGAATACGGTGACGAAGCTGAGGAATCAATTCACGTTGGATCGACTCTACCAGCACTTCGATCTCGATGAGTAG
- a CDS encoding GNAT family N-acetyltransferase: MEVLIDTNVFIEREGDWTVPEPLQELEKLLKTEGHTILIHPHSKQEIRNYENDERRETDESKIETYAELGFPPYPNPSSTEFRNHVPEADSFNEQVDNALLYTVFKGRTDILITEDGDMHRKADELGIKESVLSIEEARERFKQDPAAYEGPPSIQKQQVADLDVDDPIFDSLKEDYDFRDWFESIPDERDVYVNWNEDGTLGAVLILKPNEAEHIGEEPELGKRDRLKICTLKVASHRRGSKIGELLVSIAIREAIQHELEEIYLTHYIKEDDYLVQLISQYGFGRASQTATGETVFVKRLTPGPGDDPDPSEVHFRFYPSFYDGPSVSKFLIPTQPEFHGRLFPTYENRQPKLTEFSGQLLSEGNAIKKAYLSHANTRQIEQDDVLLFYRTHDHMEITSLGVCEQVEYEVTEAEAVQELVGKRSVFTDREIAEMVESPTTVILFKWHFELENPLHYQVLLDEDVLSGPLQSIQEIDESSYQYIRENGGIDGRFTVN, translated from the coding sequence ATGGAGGTGCTTATCGATACGAACGTATTTATCGAACGAGAGGGTGACTGGACGGTCCCAGAACCACTGCAAGAACTCGAGAAGCTACTGAAGACGGAAGGACACACCATCTTGATCCACCCTCACTCGAAACAGGAGATCCGCAACTACGAGAACGATGAACGGCGTGAAACGGACGAATCGAAGATCGAAACTTACGCCGAATTAGGATTCCCTCCGTATCCGAATCCTTCATCGACGGAGTTCCGCAACCACGTCCCTGAAGCGGATAGCTTCAACGAGCAAGTAGACAACGCACTCCTCTATACGGTATTCAAGGGCCGCACCGATATTCTCATCACCGAAGATGGGGACATGCATCGAAAGGCCGACGAACTCGGTATCAAAGAGAGCGTATTGAGTATCGAGGAGGCCAGAGAGCGGTTCAAACAAGACCCTGCGGCCTACGAGGGGCCGCCATCGATTCAGAAACAACAGGTCGCGGATCTTGATGTCGACGATCCAATTTTCGATTCGCTGAAAGAGGATTACGACTTCCGAGACTGGTTCGAGAGCATCCCCGACGAACGAGATGTCTACGTGAACTGGAATGAGGACGGCACACTCGGCGCTGTTCTTATCCTAAAACCGAACGAAGCGGAGCATATCGGTGAGGAGCCTGAGCTCGGCAAGCGAGATCGACTGAAGATCTGTACGCTCAAGGTCGCTTCCCATCGACGCGGTTCAAAAATCGGGGAACTCTTGGTGAGTATCGCCATACGCGAAGCCATCCAACACGAACTCGAGGAGATATATCTCACACACTATATCAAGGAAGACGACTATCTGGTACAGTTGATTTCCCAGTATGGATTCGGCCGAGCGTCACAGACCGCCACCGGTGAGACGGTCTTCGTCAAGCGGCTAACTCCTGGGCCGGGAGATGATCCCGATCCCTCGGAGGTTCATTTTCGATTTTATCCGAGTTTCTACGATGGTCCCTCAGTGAGTAAGTTTCTGATCCCGACTCAACCTGAGTTCCACGGACGACTCTTTCCGACCTACGAAAACCGGCAACCGAAATTAACAGAATTCTCCGGACAGCTTCTCTCCGAAGGTAACGCCATCAAGAAGGCATACCTCTCCCACGCGAATACTCGACAGATCGAACAGGACGACGTTCTACTGTTCTACCGGACACACGACCATATGGAGATCACCTCTTTGGGGGTCTGTGAGCAAGTGGAGTACGAAGTGACCGAAGCCGAGGCCGTACAGGAACTGGTAGGCAAACGATCCGTATTCACGGATCGGGAGATCGCTGAGATGGTAGAGTCTCCTACGACAGTAATATTATTCAAATGGCACTTCGAGCTTGAGAATCCACTCCACTATCAGGTGCTGCTGGATGAAGACGTTTTATCAGGACCACTCCAATCTATACAAGAAATCGATGAATCGAGCTACCAGTATATCCGCGAGAACGGAGGCATAGATGGACGTTTTACTGTCAATTAA